A stretch of Sulfurimonas xiamenensis DNA encodes these proteins:
- a CDS encoding aspartate-semialdehyde dehydrogenase — translation MSKKYNVAVVGANGAVGEEILAILNEVNFPINKLVPLASARSAGTKIEFAGKSIIIKELTDTIFEEEEVEIALFSAGGSVSAQFAPAAVKAGAVVIDNTSHFRMDQNTPLVVPEVNPEDISKWEKTGVIANPNCSTIQMVQTLKPLDEAYDIKRIDVSTYQATSGAGKSAMEELVTQMHDFFAFKLDQSEHKAFKHQIALNVIPQIDVFMENGYTKEEMKMVNETTKIMHKQIPLSATCVRVPTLRGHAEALTITFANEVKADEARELLRKAPNIVILDNPSESLYPMPAICLEKNETFVGRIRNDNFSKNMLHLFIVADNLRVGAATNAVRIAQKWIEMEEEK, via the coding sequence ATGTCAAAAAAATATAATGTGGCAGTTGTTGGTGCAAACGGAGCAGTTGGGGAAGAGATATTGGCAATTTTAAATGAAGTTAATTTTCCAATTAACAAACTTGTTCCACTTGCTAGTGCTAGAAGTGCAGGAACAAAGATAGAATTTGCCGGTAAAAGTATAATTATAAAAGAGTTGACTGATACTATTTTTGAAGAAGAAGAGGTAGAAATAGCACTTTTTAGTGCAGGAGGAAGTGTAAGCGCCCAGTTTGCTCCTGCCGCTGTAAAAGCCGGAGCAGTTGTAATTGACAATACTTCACATTTCAGAATGGATCAAAATACTCCGCTTGTTGTTCCTGAAGTAAATCCTGAAGATATTTCAAAATGGGAGAAAACCGGAGTTATTGCAAACCCTAACTGCTCTACCATTCAAATGGTTCAAACACTCAAACCTCTTGATGAAGCTTATGATATTAAAAGAATTGATGTAAGCACATATCAGGCAACCTCAGGAGCCGGAAAAAGTGCAATGGAAGAGTTAGTTACGCAAATGCATGACTTTTTTGCTTTTAAATTAGATCAAAGCGAGCATAAAGCATTTAAACACCAAATAGCTTTAAATGTTATTCCTCAAATAGATGTTTTTATGGAAAACGGGTATACAAAAGAGGAGATGAAAATGGTAAATGAAACAACCAAAATCATGCATAAACAGATTCCTCTAAGTGCTACCTGCGTTCGTGTCCCGACTCTTCGCGGTCATGCAGAAGCTCTTACTATTACTTTTGCGAATGAAGTTAAAGCAGATGAGGCAAGAGAGCTTTTAAGAAAAGCTCCAAATATTGTTATTTTAGACAATCCTTCAGAGTCTCTATACCCTATGCCTGCAATTTGTTTAGAAAAAAATGAAACTTTTGTAGGCCGCATTAGAAATGACAATTTTTCTAAAAATATGCTTCATCTTTTTATTGTTGCTGACAATTTAAGAGTTGGTGCTGCTACAAATGCAGTAAGAATAGCTCAAAAATGGATAGAGATGGAAGAGGAAAAGTAG
- a CDS encoding YqhA family protein encodes MLEKMFEKSLWGSRFIIILAVVFGLVGAVLLFLVASFDIYETAAYVINTYITHAHPEHFHEEVVGGIIGAVDLYLIGVVMIIFSFGLYELFISDIDPAKDEHGEENQLLAVHSLDQLKDKISKVIVMVLVVGFFQKVGHTTYSGALDLLYLALSITAVAVGLYFLSKVGKSH; translated from the coding sequence ATGCTGGAAAAAATGTTTGAAAAAAGTCTATGGGGTTCAAGATTTATCATAATTCTTGCTGTAGTCTTTGGTCTTGTCGGTGCTGTTTTACTCTTTTTGGTTGCTAGTTTTGACATTTACGAAACAGCAGCTTATGTTATAAACACATATATAACGCATGCTCATCCGGAACATTTCCATGAAGAAGTTGTAGGCGGCATTATCGGTGCAGTAGATCTTTATCTTATTGGTGTTGTAATGATAATTTTCTCTTTTGGTCTATATGAACTTTTTATCTCAGATATAGATCCTGCAAAAGATGAACATGGAGAAGAGAATCAACTTTTAGCAGTTCACTCTCTGGATCAATTAAAAGATAAAATATCCAAAGTTATTGTTATGGTTTTAGTTGTCGGATTTTTTCAAAAAGTCGGGCATACTACATATAGCGGTGCGCTGGATCTGCTCTACCTGGCTCTTTCAATAACAGCGGTTGCGGTTGGTCTTTACTTTTTAAGCAAAGTCGGAAAAAGTCACTAA
- the hemE gene encoding uroporphyrinogen decarboxylase: MSKIFVDACFGKETPYTPVWMMRQAGRYLPEYMKVRAEAGNFLNLCHDPKKACEVTLQPVDIVGVDAAILFSDILVVPNEMGMDLEFIKGEGPKFHNPIKNEADLNRLIGGKEAASKLTYVYDTIKLIREELADDKALIGFTGAPWTLATYMIEGEGTKTYNICKKMMYSNPELLHKILAKVTEVVKFYMEKQIESGIDVVQIFDSWAAAIEPSKYDEFSWKYMVEIADYLKAKYPHIPIIMFPKGIPAFLDKVYGEFEVFGVDWSTPMALAKEKLGEKYVLQGNMEPCRLYSKEATTECVEALQNIMGGKRHIFNLGHGILPDVPVENAKHFIAECHRVSKK, from the coding sequence ATGAGTAAAATATTTGTAGACGCATGTTTTGGAAAAGAGACTCCGTACACTCCGGTTTGGATGATGAGACAAGCAGGCCGTTATCTTCCAGAATATATGAAAGTGCGCGCAGAAGCAGGAAACTTTTTAAATCTTTGTCATGATCCAAAAAAAGCTTGCGAAGTAACACTTCAGCCAGTTGATATTGTCGGTGTTGATGCCGCTATTCTTTTTAGTGATATATTGGTTGTTCCAAATGAGATGGGAATGGATTTGGAGTTCATAAAAGGCGAGGGACCAAAATTTCATAATCCTATTAAAAATGAAGCTGACTTAAATAGACTTATCGGCGGCAAAGAAGCTGCATCTAAACTGACTTATGTTTACGACACTATTAAACTTATAAGAGAAGAATTAGCAGATGACAAAGCCCTTATCGGTTTTACGGGTGCTCCTTGGACTCTGGCAACATATATGATAGAGGGAGAAGGTACAAAAACTTACAATATCTGTAAAAAAATGATGTACTCAAATCCTGAACTTTTGCATAAAATCTTAGCAAAAGTAACTGAAGTTGTAAAATTTTACATGGAAAAACAGATCGAATCGGGCATAGATGTAGTTCAAATCTTTGACTCATGGGCAGCTGCAATTGAGCCTTCTAAATATGATGAATTTTCTTGGAAATATATGGTAGAAATTGCAGACTATTTAAAAGCAAAATATCCTCATATTCCTATTATTATGTTCCCTAAAGGTATCCCTGCATTTTTAGATAAAGTATATGGAGAGTTTGAGGTATTTGGCGTTGACTGGTCAACTCCTATGGCTTTGGCAAAAGAAAAATTGGGTGAGAAATATGTTCTTCAAGGAAACATGGAGCCATGCAGACTCTATTCAAAAGAGGCAACGACCGAGTGCGTAGAAGCGCTGCAAAACATCATGGGCGGAAAAAGACATATCTTCAACCTAGGTCACGGCATCCTTCCCGATGTTCCTGTTGAGAATGCAAAACATTTTATAGCTGAATGCCACAGAGTCAGCAAAAAATAA